The following are from one region of the Corylus avellana chromosome ca1, CavTom2PMs-1.0 genome:
- the LOC132190364 gene encoding chaperone protein dnaJ GFA2, mitochondrial: MVRSNGMRLVYGLARRSIASNIFHQSKTSIYETVCNAGYRSFNSGVCNPSRILGNYASKNVAQKNWLLLGALNANWGGVRSIHGTAAAARDYYDILGVNRNASAPEIKKAYYGLAKKLHPDTNKSDPEAEKKFQEVQAAYEVLKDDDKRQQYDQVGHEAFVQQGENGFPNGFQGPFSDFFRDNVFEDFFNRRLGGEDVKVALELSFMEAVQGTTKTVTFQTDVPCQPCGGRGVAAGVKPEKCSRCKGLGAITMQQGIFTVQITCPQCHGEREYVPPQYICKSCKGKRVVSGTKSVKLNIVPGVDNNETIKVSRSGGADPDGNQPGDLYVVLKVREDPVFRREGSDIHVDAVLSISQAILGGTIQVPTLTGDVVLKVRTGTQPGQKVVLKKKGIKTRNSFSFGDQFVHFNVSIPANLTQRQRELIEEFAKEEQGECDKRAAGASG; the protein is encoded by the exons ATGGTTCGCTCCAACGGGATGAGGCTTGTCTACGGGCTTGCTCGTCGCTCTATCGCCTCCAATATCTTCCACCAATCCAAGACCTCC ATATACGAGACGGTGTGTAATGCGGGATATAGGAGTTTCAATTCTGGTGTTTGCAACCCATCTCGGATTCTTGGAAATTATGCTTCAAAAAATG TTGCTCAGAAAAATTGGTTGCTATTGGGAGCTCTGAATGCCAATTGGGGCGGAGTCAGATCAATTCATGGAACTG CGGCCGCTGCGAGAGATTATTATGATATACTTGGCGTGAACAGGAATGCTAGTGCACCTGAGATAAAGAAAGCTTATTATGGG CTTGCAAAGAAGCTCCATCCAGATACAAATAAAAGTGATCCAGAGGCCGAAAAAAAGTTTCAAGAAGTTCAAGCAGCATatgag GTTTTGAAAGATGACGATAAGCGACAGCAATATGATCAG GTTGGTCATGAGGCATTTGTACAGCAAGGAGAAAATGGTTTTCCCAATGGTTTTCAGGGTCCATTTTCGGATTTCTTTCGTGATAAT GTGTTTGAAGATTTCTTCAATCGAAGACTTGGTGGTGAAGATGTCAAG GTTGCTCTTGAACTATCCTTCATGGAAGCTGTTCAGGGAACCACTAAGACTGTGACATTTCAAACTGATGTGCCATGTCAACCCTGTG GTGGACGTGGTGTTGCTGCAGGAGTCAAACCAGAAAAATGTTCACGCTGTAAAGGTTTAGGCGCT ATAACTATGCAACAGGGTATATTTACGGTGCAGATTACTTGTCCCCAGTGTCATGGAGAACGGGAATATGTGCCG CCTCAATACATCTGCAAGTCATGCAAGGGAAAACGAGTTGTGTCAGGAACAAAGTCAGTCAAGCTTAATATCGTGCCag GGGTAGATAACAATGAGACTATAAAGGTGAGCAGAAGCGGTGGAGCAGATCCTGATGGAAATCAGCCTGGAGATCTTTACGTTGTCCTTAAG GTTCGTGAAGATCCTGTTTTCCGTAGAGAAGGCTCTGACATTCATGTAGATGCCGTCTTGAGTATCAGTCAG GCAATTTTGGGGGGAACCATCCAAGTTCCAACTCTCACCGGAGATGTTGTCCTCAAG GTCCGCACAGGCACCCAGCCTGGTCAGAAGGTagttcttaagaagaaag GGATCAAGACGAGGAACTCTTTCTCGTTTGGTGATCAATTTGTGCACTTCAATGTCAGCATTCCAGC GAATCTGACACAAAGGCAACGTGAATTGATTGAAGAGTTTGCCAAAGAAGAGCAAGGGGAATGTGATAAGCGTGCCGCCGGAGCATCTGGATAA